From the Aerococcus viridans genome, the window ACACTGCAAAAACAAGAAAATGTCCTCGTGATTGTAGATGAGATACAAACAGGAATTGGCCGTACTGGAACTATGTTCGCCTTTCAACAAACCGCCTTAAGTCCAGATATCATCACCCTAGCTAAAGGGTTAGGTGGGGGCATACCAATCGGTGCTGTAGTAGCAAAGGACCGGGTGGCCGACCACTTTCAACCAGGAGACCACGGCACTACCTTTGGTGGTAATCCATTAGCTACAGCAGCGGGCAATTATATCTTGTCAGCCATTGACAACCAAGAACTATTGAAAAATGTGAAGGTGATATCTGCTTATATTAAGGATCAAGTGCAATCCTGGCAGTCACCTATAATTGAAGAAGTTCGTGGTCAAGGGTTTTTGATTGGGTTGAAAGTCACTAAGCCAGTAGCCCAAGTGATTGCGGCAGCAGCAGACCAAGGTTTACTAGTGACTTCAGCTAAGGACAACGTCATCCGTTTACTACCCCCATTAAATGTCACAAAAGATGTGGTAGATCAAGCTTTAGCTAAGTTGAAAACGGCTCTTGAGCGTGAATAAGGCTAGTAGATACCTATAAGAATGTCCTTCTAAATGATATCTTATAGGTTGACATACCCTCAATATCCTGGTAAATTGCTTTTATACCATAACAATTTCAAAGAAAGGTCAGGTATCCAGTCCAATGAAGTTATAATCCTACTTTATTTAAAATAGTGAGCGAGAAAAAACACCGATAATAGTGTTGGTTTAACCTCGCCTATTTTGGTAGGATAAAAAACTTTGGACGGATACTATCGACCTTTCTTTTTGTGTGCATTTTTATCATTGAAGAAAGTTTCACGAAACATGTAAGTGGGCCTATATCTAGGGTATACAATAGACCTAGATTGGGTTGGCATCGTCATTTTTCAAGTATCCATGTTCAACATTTGTCCTACTACAGAACAAATTAGTAGGGCAATTTTTGTGCCCAAAATAATAAAGGAGGCACATATATGTTACAAATTAAACACTTAACTATGACGCAAGCTAGCACTGTATTCACCATAATTGACGACTTATCATTTGTGGTAAACCCTGGTGATAAGGTCGCAATTATTGGCGAAGAGGGCAACGGGAAATCGTCGATTCTAAAATATATTGTCGGGGATGAAAGTATTCAATCGTATCTTGAAATTACCGGGCAAATGATCAATCATTTTACCCAGTTGGCTTATTTACCCCAAGCTATGGCAAATGAGGACCTAGCAAAGTCATTGGAAAATTATTTTTTCAGGGGTCGGGATTACGCAGATGTGGATTATCAATTGCTCTATCAACTGGGTAACCGGCTAAACTTTGATGTGGAACGGATTTATGACCAACAGTTAGTGGGAGACCTGTCTGGAGGTGAGCGGATCAAGTTTCAGTTGATTGACTTGCTGATGGATGAGCCAGATCTGTTGGTGATGGATGAACCATCTAATGATCTAGATGTCGAAACCAGTCTCTGGCTTGAAAAGTTTATTCAGCAAAGTGACTTGGCTATGATTTATATCTCCCATGACGAGTTGTTGCTTAAACGAACCGCCACCCATATCCTCCATGTAGAAAGATTGACCAACAAGTCGACTGCCCGGTCAACATTTGTAAAGGCCAGCTACGAAGATTACCTAACCCACCGTGACCAAGAGATGTCCAATCAGGAGAATTTAGCCAACAAGCAGCGGGTAGAAGACCAAAAACGGATGGCGAAGTTTAACCGCGTGCACGATTCAGTAGACCACCAATTGAACAATACCAAGGATTCTACTGCAGGACGACTTCTTGCTAAAAAGATGAAAGCTGTCCAATCTATGGACAAGAGATTTGAACGCGAACGGGCCAAATTTGTGGACCATCCGATTAAAGAAGCGCCCATTCATATTGAATTTTCTAACGTGAACCCTTTATCCAAGAGCCAAGTGGTCGTGCACTTAGACGACGGTCAAGTGACCGTTGATGACCGCACATTAGCCGACAATCTGCAACTAACTGTCAAAGGTCAAGATAAAATCGGCATTATTGGCCCTAATGGTATTGGCAAAACGACTTTCCTTCGTCAACTTTGGTGTGATTTAAAAGATGCTAAAGGCCTCCAAGTGGGCTACATGCCCCAACAATACAGTGAGGAAATTCCTGATGACCAAACCCCTATCGAATTTATGACTACCAGTGGGGACAAGGAAGAAAGAACGCAAATCATGACTTATTTGGGTAGTCTCCGCTTTTTACCTGAAGAAATGGACCAACCAATAGCTTACTTATCCGGTGGGCAAAAGGGAAAACTTATCCTAGCCAGTTTGGACCTTAAAGGATACAATGTCTTACTCTTAGATGAACCGACTAGGAATTTCTCAGCTTCTTCTCAACAAGAAATCCGTACGGTTTTCAATGATTATCCCGGCGCTATCATCACCGTTTCCCACGACCGACAGTTTTTAAAATCAGTGTGTGACACAGTGTATGAATTAAGTTCTGAGGGGTTTCAAATCGTTGACCATGTCAATCAATGGTAAAAAATGAAAATGTAGTGAAAACTTTCATGGCATAATGGAAGGGCAACCGGATGCTGGCTGATATAAAAAAGGCAGGTCCGGTATTTTTTGGAGGGGCCTACATGCGTTTATTTATTTAAAGTCGCCCCTTGAGAAAACCGTGTAATTCATTACATGGATGAATCAAGTTCTAGGGCGACCGTCATTGTATTCCGTTAATTGATTTTCTATATACTTTTTAACAGCTTCTTTAGACATACTGCCTACTGTTGCCATGAAATAACTAGGTGTCCATAAATGGCCACCCCATAACATTGTCTTTGTTTCTGGATAAGCTTTAAACCATAGACGTGCAGATTTCTCTTTAAGTGTCTTGACGATACTACTTGCGGCATGTTTAGGGTTGAACGAAATCAACATATGAATATGGTCAGGCATAACTTGCAGCGATTGGATGACAATATCATGTTCATCACAAATGTGCGTCAACATATCTTGCATGGCGTTTTGCTTTTCAATGGTTGTAAATATTTCCTTACGATACTTTGTTACCCAAACCAAATAGAAATTAAAATTATAGACATTTGTCCTTGTTTTCACAATCATATGTAAACACTTCTTCAACTAAATTATAGTAATTGTTATCGCTATAAACAAGTGTCATACGTATGGTATAATATATCTATAAACGCAAGGGGGTGAAAACATGTATCAAGGAATTGAGTGTAAAATCTATCCTAACGAAAAACAGCGTCAGTTAATTCATATGACCTTTGGTCATACCCGATTCATCTGGAACGAAATGTTGGCCATGTTGAATGCGCGGTACGAAAACAATCCTGACCTTCAAATGCTATCTTATAATGCGTTATCCTCTCTTATTCCACAAATGAAGAAGGAATATCCCTGGTTGCGTGAAGTTGATAGCGTAGCTGTTCAATGTAGTGTTAAACGCTTATCCGAAACTTTTGTTCGTTTTTTAAAGGTTATTCAAAATACCCAAAATTCAAATCAAAGAAGAACACCAGACAGTCGTATTTAAGTACCATACGTGGCAACAACATTCGTTTTAATGATAATCAGCGGTATATCAAATTACCCAAATTAGGTTGGATAAAATGTAAGTCAAGTGTGCTTCATATTGAGAATGAACGCATAAAATCTGTCACCGTTAAATATACACCTAGTGGCGACTACTATATCTCCCTTTTGGTCACAAGCGATAATCAAGCAATGCCCAAAACAGGAAATGTAGTCGGTGTCGATTTAGGTGTAAGTGATTTAGCTATTACGTCTGATGGTCAAAAATATCAAAGTCAGCGACTACATTTGTCTTATAAGAAGCAATTACATTATTGGGAAAAGCGAATGGCCCGTAGACGTTTACAAGCCAAAAAGAACGGTGTAGCTTTAGCGGATGCGAAAAACTACCAGCAAGCCAAACGCCAAGTGGCCCGTATTCATCAACGTATCAAAAACATCCGCAAGGATTACATTCATAAAATCACAACCGATATGGTTAAAAGTTATGACGTTATCGTTCTAGAGGATTTAAAGACGACTAATATGATGAAAAATCATCAATTAGCCCGTTCAATCGCTGGCCAATCCTGGCGGATGTTTAGAACAATCCTAGAGGCAAGGTGCGAAATGTACGATAAGACATTTGTGGCTATTAATCCGTACAAGACATCCCAGAAATGTTCTAATTGCGGGTATGATAGCGGTAAAAAAGCGTTAAATATACGTCATTGGACTTGTATGAAGTGTAATCTGCATCACGATAGAGATATCAACGCAGCTAAAAATATATTAAATATTGGCCTGGAACAGGCCTTAGTTAAATAGCTTAGACCGCTGTTTTGCTTTGAAATAAGTGGAACAAGTCATGAGTGTTCCTAGAAACACGCCATTTTAATGGCGTTGTAGTTCATCAATATAATTATGCCGAATGCAAGAATCGAACTTGTGACCCCCTCATTACGAATGAGATGCTCTACCAACTGAGCTAATTCGGCGAAAAGTATTAAATTTCCTTTTCTAAAACATAAAATATTGTACGCCTAAAATTTTTCCTTGTAAAGTAAAAATTATCTTGTTATTTTACGAGGCAAATCCCTAAAAATACCTGAATCTTTGTTATAATTGTTCTGTATTGAAAACGAGTGGAGAAGATAAATTATGAATGTAAATCACTTATCAGACCGACTAGCATCGGTCGCAACTTTTGTGAAAG encodes:
- a CDS encoding ATP-binding cassette domain-containing protein, whose amino-acid sequence is MLQIKHLTMTQASTVFTIIDDLSFVVNPGDKVAIIGEEGNGKSSILKYIVGDESIQSYLEITGQMINHFTQLAYLPQAMANEDLAKSLENYFFRGRDYADVDYQLLYQLGNRLNFDVERIYDQQLVGDLSGGERIKFQLIDLLMDEPDLLVMDEPSNDLDVETSLWLEKFIQQSDLAMIYISHDELLLKRTATHILHVERLTNKSTARSTFVKASYEDYLTHRDQEMSNQENLANKQRVEDQKRMAKFNRVHDSVDHQLNNTKDSTAGRLLAKKMKAVQSMDKRFERERAKFVDHPIKEAPIHIEFSNVNPLSKSQVVVHLDDGQVTVDDRTLADNLQLTVKGQDKIGIIGPNGIGKTTFLRQLWCDLKDAKGLQVGYMPQQYSEEIPDDQTPIEFMTTSGDKEERTQIMTYLGSLRFLPEEMDQPIAYLSGGQKGKLILASLDLKGYNVLLLDEPTRNFSASSQQEIRTVFNDYPGAIITVSHDRQFLKSVCDTVYELSSEGFQIVDHVNQW
- the tnpA gene encoding IS200/IS605 family transposase, with the protein product MIVKTRTNVYNFNFYLVWVTKYRKEIFTTIEKQNAMQDMLTHICDEHDIVIQSLQVMPDHIHMLISFNPKHAASSIVKTLKEKSARLWFKAYPETKTMLWGGHLWTPSYFMATVGSMSKEAVKKYIENQLTEYNDGRPRT
- a CDS encoding helix-turn-helix domain-containing protein, coding for MYQGIECKIYPNEKQRQLIHMTFGHTRFIWNEMLAMLNARYENNPDLQMLSYNALSSLIPQMKKEYPWLREVDSVAVQCSVKRLSETFVRFLKVIQNTQNSNQRRTPDSRI
- a CDS encoding transposase, which gives rise to MRNFCSFFKGYSKYPKFKSKKNTRQSYLSTIRGNNIRFNDNQRYIKLPKLGWIKCKSSVLHIENERIKSVTVKYTPSGDYYISLLVTSDNQAMPKTGNVVGVDLGVSDLAITSDGQKYQSQRLHLSYKKQLHYWEKRMARRRLQAKKNGVALADAKNYQQAKRQVARIHQRIKNIRKDYIHKITTDMVKSYDVIVLEDLKTTNMMKNHQLARSIAGQSWRMFRTILEARCEMYDKTFVAINPYKTSQKCSNCGYDSGKKALNIRHWTCMKCNLHHDRDINAAKNILNIGLEQALVK